A stretch of the Streptococcus suis genome encodes the following:
- a CDS encoding alpha-amylase translates to MTRPTMMQYFEWYLPADGKHWENLKNDASHLKEIGISHIWMPPAFKATGKEDVGYGIYDLFDLGEFDQKGTVPTKYGTKKDYIAAIQALQEQGIVTIADIVLNHKAGGDYLERFQVRRMNPDNRQESLSEPYEIEGYTGYDFAGRNNTYNDFKWHWYHFTGLDFDAKHKETGIYQIVGDNKGWANQDQVDGEHGNYDYLMFNDIDFKHPEVSSHLMDWVGWFLETTQIDGFRIDAAKHIGEDFISSFIQNVREQYKDNLYVFAEYWKNSQEASLDYINETNFQMDVVDVPLHMNLFQASTDGAGYDLRTIFDGSLVQSNPNFAVSFVDNHDSQRGQALESTIAEWFKPAAYALILLRQQGLPTIFYGDYYGISGEFGQESFKDMLDKLLGIRQNHTYGPQIDYFDHPNCIGWVCQGDQDHPKGLAAVISNSDEGYKDMDMGQLNAGKMFIDATGNRQDQVLLNETGWGRFPVNAGSLSVWIESD, encoded by the coding sequence ATGACAAGACCAACCATGATGCAATACTTTGAGTGGTATTTGCCAGCAGATGGCAAGCACTGGGAAAATTTGAAAAATGATGCTAGCCATCTCAAAGAAATTGGAATCAGCCATATTTGGATGCCTCCAGCTTTTAAAGCAACAGGAAAAGAGGATGTCGGCTACGGAATTTATGATCTTTTTGACTTAGGAGAATTCGATCAAAAAGGCACCGTCCCAACAAAGTACGGTACGAAAAAGGACTATATTGCAGCGATCCAGGCTCTTCAGGAGCAGGGAATAGTAACCATAGCAGATATTGTCTTAAATCATAAGGCAGGAGGCGACTACTTGGAACGTTTCCAAGTCCGCCGTATGAATCCTGATAATCGTCAAGAAAGTCTGTCAGAGCCTTATGAAATCGAGGGCTACACAGGTTATGATTTTGCCGGACGAAATAATACCTATAACGACTTTAAGTGGCATTGGTATCATTTTACAGGGCTAGATTTTGACGCCAAACACAAGGAAACAGGAATCTATCAGATTGTTGGAGATAATAAAGGCTGGGCCAATCAAGATCAAGTAGACGGAGAACATGGCAACTATGACTATCTGATGTTTAATGATATTGATTTCAAACATCCAGAAGTTAGTTCACATTTAATGGACTGGGTAGGTTGGTTCTTAGAGACTACGCAGATAGATGGTTTTCGAATCGATGCTGCCAAACATATCGGAGAAGACTTTATCAGCTCATTTATCCAAAACGTCAGAGAACAATACAAAGACAATCTTTATGTCTTTGCTGAATATTGGAAAAACAGTCAGGAAGCCAGTTTAGATTACATTAATGAAACGAATTTTCAAATGGATGTGGTGGATGTCCCCCTTCATATGAATCTTTTCCAAGCTAGCACTGACGGAGCTGGTTATGATTTGAGAACCATCTTTGATGGTAGTCTTGTCCAATCAAATCCAAACTTTGCGGTTAGCTTTGTCGATAATCATGATTCTCAACGTGGACAGGCATTAGAATCAACAATCGCTGAATGGTTTAAGCCAGCTGCCTATGCACTCATTCTTCTGCGTCAACAAGGACTACCAACGATTTTTTATGGGGATTATTATGGTATTTCTGGAGAATTTGGCCAGGAGTCCTTTAAAGATATGCTGGATAAACTACTAGGAATTCGACAAAACCATACTTACGGTCCTCAGATTGATTATTTTGATCATCCCAACTGCATTGGTTGGGTCTGCCAAGGAGACCAAGATCATCCTAAAGGCCTGGCAGCAGTTATTAGCAACTCAGATGAAGGCTACAAAGATATGGATATGGGACAATTAAATGCTGGTAAAATGTTTATAGATGCCACAGGCAATCGACAAGACCAAGTCTTGCTCAATGAAACTGGTTGGGGGCGTTTCCCTGTCAACGCAGGTTCCTTATCGGTTTGGATTGAATCTGACTAA
- a CDS encoding sensor histidine kinase, translating to MIAKFIREYRSFYFSYIVLATSFILLFFLYQLPTEFLQNALLLSLTLIILLTVGLFWKFRNRMRALEDYILEEALPLLNKPVDLAYLNLIEAEKEATREQLLVYKSREEDLQAVVKMWSHQMKVPLAAMSLMSQTDNLNQQDVDHQLLRLDNYMANLLNYLKLTNHASDFRFEQVEVREVVVDLVKKYRNQFLQKDISVTIDGNWLLKTDKKWLSFAMSQIIDNALKYNKTGGKVAIELNKGISISDTGIGILAEDLPRLFDEGFTGFNGREHQKATGFGLYLTKRILNQLELAISVESQLEVGTTVSITKVQ from the coding sequence ATGATAGCAAAATTTATCCGTGAATACCGGAGTTTTTACTTCTCCTACATTGTTCTGGCTACTAGTTTTATCTTGCTCTTCTTTCTCTATCAACTGCCCACCGAATTCCTGCAAAACGCTCTATTATTGTCCCTAACCCTTATCATCCTACTGACAGTTGGCCTGTTCTGGAAGTTTCGCAACCGCATGAGGGCCTTGGAAGACTATATCCTTGAAGAAGCTTTGCCCTTGCTAAATAAGCCTGTGGACCTTGCCTATCTCAACTTAATTGAAGCGGAAAAGGAGGCGACACGGGAGCAGCTTTTAGTCTATAAGTCACGAGAGGAGGATCTGCAAGCCGTGGTCAAAATGTGGTCCCACCAGATGAAAGTGCCTCTGGCTGCCATGTCTTTGATGAGCCAGACTGACAATCTCAACCAGCAGGATGTCGATCATCAGCTCTTACGCTTGGACAATTATATGGCAAATCTCCTCAATTACCTCAAACTGACTAACCATGCCAGCGATTTTCGATTTGAGCAGGTGGAAGTAAGAGAAGTAGTGGTCGATTTGGTCAAAAAATACCGCAATCAGTTCTTGCAAAAAGACATTTCAGTGACCATCGATGGAAATTGGCTACTGAAGACCGATAAGAAATGGCTTAGTTTTGCCATGTCACAGATAATTGACAATGCCCTCAAGTACAATAAGACTGGTGGTAAGGTGGCCATTGAACTGAATAAGGGAATTTCCATTTCCGATACGGGAATTGGGATTCTGGCAGAAGACCTTCCTCGCCTGTTTGATGAAGGTTTTACAGGTTTTAATGGCCGTGAACACCAAAAAGCGACAGGATTTGGGCTGTATCTGACCAAGCGGATCTTGAATCAGTTGGAACTAGCTATTTCCGTGGAAAGTCAACTGGAAGTTGGGACAACTGTAAGCATCACTAAAGTACAGTAA
- a CDS encoding DNA-binding protein — protein sequence MQYIAIIGDIINSKQVYNRSNIQERLGHVIKRVNYTFSNEFASPFTITKGDEFQALCKPSPHIFLMIDQIKIAFRNELEIRFGIGLGEILTDINPHQSIGADGPAYWEARKAIDYIHDNNDYGTSQIAFSSEYKQINRVINSLLNSSDFIRASWNNSQTDLFEMLISNNIYSEDFKQKPIAEKMKLTPSAFTKRVKSSGIKLYFRNRQMVMSLILQLCQKEG from the coding sequence ATGCAATACATAGCAATTATTGGTGATATTATCAACTCAAAACAGGTATACAATCGTTCAAATATTCAGGAACGGTTAGGTCATGTTATCAAACGTGTCAATTATACTTTTTCAAATGAATTTGCCTCTCCATTTACTATTACGAAAGGTGATGAATTCCAAGCACTTTGCAAACCAAGCCCACACATCTTTCTAATGATAGATCAGATAAAAATAGCTTTTAGAAATGAATTAGAAATTCGATTCGGAATTGGCTTAGGAGAAATCCTCACAGACATTAATCCACATCAAAGTATCGGAGCTGATGGTCCAGCTTATTGGGAAGCTCGAAAAGCAATTGACTATATTCATGATAATAACGACTACGGCACTAGTCAAATAGCCTTCTCATCTGAATACAAACAAATCAACCGCGTGATTAACTCTCTACTGAACTCAAGTGATTTTATCAGAGCTTCTTGGAATAATTCACAAACTGATTTATTTGAAATGTTAATTAGTAATAACATCTACAGTGAAGATTTTAAGCAAAAACCGATTGCTGAGAAAATGAAATTGACTCCAAGCGCGTTTACAAAACGTGTAAAATCTAGTGGAATAAAACTATATTTTCGGAATCGCCAAATGGTGATGAGTTTAATCCTACAACTTTGTCAGAAAGAGGGGTAA
- a CDS encoding antitoxin, which translates to MAAITLKVSEQDKLFMQAMAKFEGVSLSELIRTKTLAALEDEYDARVADIAWAEYQADLANGIEPITLEQMAEELGIEL; encoded by the coding sequence ATGGCAGCTATTACATTAAAAGTTTCTGAGCAAGACAAGCTATTTATGCAGGCTATGGCAAAGTTTGAAGGTGTCAGCTTGTCAGAACTCATCCGGACTAAAACCCTTGCAGCTCTCGAAGATGAATACGATGCCCGCGTGGCAGATATTGCTTGGGCAGAATACCAAGCTGACTTGGCGAATGGAATTGAGCCGATAACACTAGAACAAATGGCTGAGGAGTTGGGCATTGAGTTATAA
- a CDS encoding ABC transporter permease, translating into MFYLKLAGQNIRKSMGVFAPFILASLVLFTLICSMFLLMLSPVMKSMGTGAVSIGLGVVVLTIFSLIMEIYSFNFLMQQRTREFGLYNVLGMNKKKVALVASIELFFIFVLVIVLGSALAGVFANVLYLIFVNLTNYSDLHFSISPLAFAMTAFLFAVIFFILELLAIRTIGKTSPLILFRASEKGEKEPKGNVLLAALGVLSLGVGYYLSLSSKAAGLAVIYRFFIAVLFVIAGTYLFYFSFMTWYLKAHRKNKRYFYTPEHFITTSQMIFRMKQHATGLANITLLSVMAFVTIATTTSLYTGMSSMTSRLYPKETSITYPVSDRSQGETVYQQSVLSHFPEKAHDSLSYLTYQAGLVYDGGEEIVISPVTISNPDFSKIAFTYFITQDDFRKLGNDLPELAANQVAFIRPSEKPSLKKLVLGVQTFENVANLDKVIFPDITNTLNAAVIVVSDDSVLETVRSYYEANNPQGYQVSLDYRVFTDMTNEEVATLGEQAGDAYNISDANGEFIGYVMQKTDFNNMIMGFTGGFLFTGFLLGISFLLGVALIIYYKQYSEGHEDKKSYKILQEVGMSQKAVKKTINSQTLLVFFMPLAMATLHFFVALVMLKQMLMVFGVVSSSMIYTVSGITLLAVALFYFIIYKWTSRTYYRIIER; encoded by the coding sequence ATGTTTTACCTCAAACTTGCTGGGCAAAATATCCGAAAATCCATGGGTGTGTTTGCTCCTTTTATTTTAGCCAGTCTGGTCCTCTTTACCTTGATTTGTTCCATGTTCCTGCTCATGCTGAGTCCAGTTATGAAATCCATGGGAACAGGTGCCGTGTCTATCGGGCTAGGTGTCGTTGTATTGACCATTTTCTCGCTGATTATGGAAATATATAGCTTTAATTTCCTCATGCAACAACGGACTAGGGAGTTCGGTCTTTACAATGTGCTGGGGATGAACAAGAAGAAGGTGGCCTTGGTTGCTAGTATTGAATTGTTTTTCATCTTCGTCTTGGTCATTGTGCTGGGTTCTGCATTAGCTGGTGTATTTGCCAATGTTCTCTACTTAATTTTTGTGAATCTGACCAATTATAGTGACTTACACTTTAGTATTTCACCTCTGGCATTTGCCATGACCGCCTTTCTCTTTGCAGTTATCTTCTTCATCTTGGAATTACTGGCCATTCGGACTATTGGTAAGACGAGTCCGCTGATTTTATTCCGAGCTAGTGAAAAGGGGGAGAAGGAGCCAAAAGGCAATGTCCTTCTGGCTGCCCTCGGTGTCCTTAGCTTAGGTGTTGGCTACTACCTGTCACTTTCATCGAAAGCAGCAGGGTTAGCTGTCATCTATCGTTTCTTCATTGCTGTGCTTTTTGTCATTGCGGGTACCTATCTGTTTTACTTCAGCTTTATGACTTGGTATTTGAAGGCCCATCGGAAAAACAAGCGGTATTTCTATACGCCAGAGCATTTCATTACCACATCGCAGATGATTTTCCGGATGAAGCAACACGCAACGGGTTTGGCCAATATCACACTACTTTCGGTCATGGCCTTTGTGACCATTGCGACAACGACATCACTCTATACAGGTATGTCCAGTATGACAAGTAGACTTTATCCAAAGGAAACATCCATTACCTATCCTGTTTCGGATAGAAGCCAAGGTGAAACTGTCTATCAGCAATCGGTGCTCAGCCATTTTCCAGAAAAAGCCCATGACAGCCTATCCTACCTGACCTACCAAGCTGGTTTGGTCTATGATGGCGGCGAAGAGATTGTCATTAGCCCGGTAACCATTTCCAATCCAGATTTTTCTAAAATTGCCTTTACTTACTTTATCACGCAAGATGATTTCAGGAAATTAGGCAATGACCTTCCAGAGCTTGCTGCTAATCAAGTCGCCTTTATACGTCCGAGCGAGAAACCATCGTTGAAGAAGCTTGTTCTGGGCGTGCAAACCTTTGAGAATGTAGCCAATCTTGATAAAGTAATTTTCCCAGACATCACAAATACGCTCAATGCAGCTGTCATAGTGGTTAGCGATGATAGTGTTCTGGAAACTGTTCGTAGTTACTATGAAGCAAATAATCCGCAAGGTTATCAGGTTAGTCTGGACTACCGTGTCTTTACTGATATGACCAATGAGGAAGTGGCCACTCTTGGTGAGCAGGCAGGCGATGCCTATAATATCAGCGATGCTAATGGAGAATTTATTGGATACGTCATGCAAAAAACAGACTTTAATAATATGATCATGGGCTTCACAGGTGGCTTCCTCTTCACAGGTTTCTTGTTGGGCATTAGTTTCTTGCTGGGTGTTGCCTTGATTATCTACTACAAGCAGTATTCGGAAGGGCATGAGGACAAGAAATCCTATAAGATACTTCAAGAAGTGGGGATGAGCCAGAAGGCTGTCAAGAAAACGATTAACTCCCAAACGCTTTTGGTCTTCTTTATGCCATTGGCTATGGCAACCTTGCACTTTTTCGTCGCCCTTGTCATGCTCAAGCAAATGTTGATGGTGTTTGGTGTGGTTTCTTCAAGCATGATTTACACGGTTAGTGGTATTACATTGCTTGCAGTTGCCTTGTTCTACTTTATCATTTACAAGTGGACCAGCCGAACCTATTATCGTATTATTGAACGATAG
- a CDS encoding type II toxin-antitoxin system RelE/ParE family toxin, whose protein sequence is MSYKVILSARVQKQIRKMDKTAASLILRYLYKHIDGCDNPRQYGIALTANRSGQWRYRIGNYRVIVSIEDDKVIMTSIKMRNGSM, encoded by the coding sequence TTGAGTTATAAGGTTATTTTGTCTGCTAGGGTTCAAAAGCAAATTCGAAAAATGGATAAAACGGCTGCAAGTTTGATTTTGCGGTATCTTTATAAGCATATCGACGGGTGCGACAACCCTAGACAATACGGAATAGCCTTAACTGCCAATCGTTCTGGCCAATGGCGCTACCGTATCGGCAATTACAGGGTTATCGTCAGTATTGAAGATGACAAAGTGATTATGACAAGCATAAAAATGAGAAATGGAAGTATGTAG
- a CDS encoding DNA-binding response regulator — protein sequence MKKEKIYIVEDDEMIVLLLKQHLGKSYLVESVQNFRAVSQEVAEIKPDLVLMDINLPYYNGFYWTTEMRKTMTMPIIFISSSDDEMNAVMAMNMGGDDFVSKPFSLGILDAKIGAFLRRVNQFSKSTDLSIDQFQLSLDGRFSSELEQVQLSPTETKILTALLKRQGQIVSKEELLEKLWENEEFIDQNTLNVNMTRLRKKVSEVGFERIHTVRGVGYLVK from the coding sequence ATGAAAAAAGAGAAGATTTATATTGTTGAAGACGATGAGATGATTGTCCTACTCTTGAAGCAGCATTTGGGAAAATCTTATCTAGTTGAAAGTGTGCAGAATTTCCGAGCTGTCAGTCAGGAAGTGGCGGAAATCAAACCAGACTTGGTACTGATGGACATTAACCTACCTTATTACAACGGATTTTACTGGACGACAGAAATGCGTAAAACCATGACCATGCCCATTATCTTTATCTCCTCGAGCGATGATGAGATGAATGCGGTCATGGCTATGAATATGGGTGGCGATGATTTTGTTTCCAAGCCTTTTTCACTGGGAATTTTGGATGCCAAAATTGGTGCCTTCCTGCGTCGGGTCAATCAATTCAGCAAATCAACTGACTTGTCTATCGACCAATTCCAGCTTAGTTTGGACGGAAGATTCTCAAGCGAATTGGAACAGGTTCAATTGTCTCCTACAGAAACCAAGATTTTGACTGCCTTGCTAAAAAGACAAGGGCAGATTGTCAGTAAGGAAGAACTCTTGGAAAAACTCTGGGAAAATGAAGAATTTATCGACCAGAATACGCTCAATGTAAACATGACCAGACTGCGTAAGAAGGTGAGCGAGGTCGGTTTTGAACGTATTCATACCGTTCGTGGCGTGGGGTACTTGGTCAAATGA
- a CDS encoding phosphomannomutase/phosphoglucomutase, whose amino-acid sequence MSHHHVLQNGSDIRGIAIATDEYAVNLTPQATKEVVRGLIHWLTQKPELAQSYQNGQLTIGIGRDSRLSGPELVSAFTEEAVRLGVQLLDFGMATTPALFMSTQYPQFKCHAGVMITASHLPYYFNGIKIFSENGGAEHEDIDFILSHSEDLPASSLGSITSVDLITPYAQDLVGKIRTACGGQEKPLTGLNIIVDAGNGAGGFFAEKVLAELGADTTGSQFLDPDRTFPNHVPNPDNKEAMESIRQAVLKQGADLGIIFDTDVDRAALVTKSGQILNRNNLIAVLSQIVLAEHPRTSIVTNSPTTEHLKVFIESLGGKQIRYISGYRNVINRAILANQEGVDCQLAIETSGHAAFKENYFLDDGTYVAAKILMLLPKLQAEGKSLDDLIAQLKQPLETQEVRFKLEAADYRALGEQVIADLRQTSLEGFVFNPDNEEGVRFDLTEPYGDGWLLLRMSLHEPLLVLQVENDQTGYIPAVLRTLSAFLDKYPAVNQDKLKELI is encoded by the coding sequence ATGTCCCACCATCACGTCTTGCAAAATGGATCAGATATTCGTGGAATTGCTATCGCTACAGACGAATATGCTGTCAATCTCACTCCACAAGCCACTAAGGAAGTGGTTCGCGGACTTATTCATTGGCTAACTCAGAAGCCAGAACTGGCGCAGTCTTATCAAAATGGCCAATTGACCATCGGTATCGGTCGAGATAGCCGCCTCAGCGGTCCAGAGTTGGTTTCAGCCTTTACAGAAGAAGCCGTTCGTCTGGGGGTTCAGTTGCTTGACTTTGGCATGGCCACCACGCCAGCTCTCTTCATGAGCACCCAGTATCCGCAGTTCAAGTGCCACGCTGGTGTCATGATCACTGCCAGCCATCTGCCGTATTACTTCAACGGCATTAAAATTTTTTCGGAAAATGGCGGAGCAGAACATGAAGATATTGACTTCATCCTCTCGCATAGTGAAGACTTGCCGGCTTCTTCCCTTGGAAGTATCACCAGTGTAGACCTGATTACGCCTTATGCCCAAGACTTGGTCGGTAAAATTCGTACCGCCTGTGGTGGACAAGAAAAACCACTGACAGGTCTCAATATCATCGTCGATGCTGGAAATGGTGCAGGCGGATTTTTTGCTGAGAAAGTTTTGGCAGAATTGGGAGCAGATACCACTGGTTCACAATTCCTAGACCCAGACCGCACCTTCCCAAACCATGTTCCAAACCCAGATAACAAGGAAGCTATGGAAAGCATTCGTCAGGCTGTATTGAAGCAAGGTGCAGACCTTGGCATTATCTTTGATACCGACGTTGACCGTGCCGCCCTGGTCACCAAGTCAGGTCAAATCCTCAACCGTAATAACCTGATTGCCGTTCTCAGTCAGATTGTCCTCGCTGAACATCCAAGAACCAGTATTGTGACCAATTCCCCAACGACTGAACACCTTAAGGTCTTTATAGAAAGCCTGGGAGGCAAACAAATTCGCTATATTTCAGGCTACCGTAATGTCATCAACCGTGCTATTTTAGCAAACCAAGAGGGAGTTGATTGCCAGTTGGCTATCGAAACCTCAGGACACGCTGCCTTTAAGGAAAATTACTTCCTTGATGACGGAACCTATGTGGCGGCTAAGATTCTCATGCTCTTACCAAAACTGCAAGCGGAAGGCAAGTCCTTGGACGACTTGATTGCCCAGCTTAAACAACCGCTGGAAACCCAAGAAGTACGGTTCAAACTAGAAGCGGCAGACTATCGAGCACTTGGTGAACAGGTGATTGCTGACCTCCGCCAAACCAGCCTCGAAGGCTTTGTTTTTAACCCAGATAACGAAGAAGGAGTGCGGTTTGACCTAACTGAGCCTTATGGTGACGGCTGGCTCTTGCTCCGTATGAGCCTCCACGAGCCCCTCTTGGTCTTGCAGGTGGAGAATGACCAGACTGGCTATATTCCTGCCGTTTTACGAACACTTTCAGCCTTTTTGGATAAGTACCCAGCTGTCAATCAGGACAAATTGAAAGAATTGATTTAA
- a CDS encoding DUF3307 domain-containing protein, whose protein sequence is MYVPVLSHYLVQEPILTALLIAHFLSDFTFQSQQLANAKRTNFLALVLHLTVVGIPLSILAILLPINNGDLFFQVWLSHLAIDYCKHFLSKHGWIKEKWDGNTFVIDQLLHIFCIIILYQTIEVNSSAYSFWSEPNSLLLQLLFIILITKPVNIVFKLFFNKYQVTEGEEELTVTGAGALIGQLERLIMGIFLLMGQFTAIGLVFTAKSIARYDKISKSQAFAEYYLIGSLFSIISVLLAYILLVI, encoded by the coding sequence ATGTACGTACCCGTATTATCACATTACTTGGTTCAAGAACCAATCTTAACAGCCTTGTTGATTGCTCATTTCTTAAGTGATTTTACATTTCAAAGCCAACAATTAGCAAATGCCAAAAGAACGAATTTTTTAGCACTCGTCCTCCATCTAACAGTGGTTGGAATTCCACTATCTATTCTGGCTATTTTATTGCCAATTAATAATGGGGATCTTTTTTTTCAAGTTTGGCTAAGTCACCTAGCAATTGATTATTGTAAGCATTTCCTCAGTAAACATGGCTGGATAAAAGAAAAATGGGACGGAAATACCTTCGTCATTGATCAGCTATTGCATATTTTCTGTATCATCATTTTATATCAAACAATTGAGGTAAATAGTTCTGCCTATTCATTTTGGAGTGAGCCGAATAGTCTATTATTGCAGTTGTTATTTATCATTTTGATTACTAAGCCGGTGAATATTGTTTTTAAACTTTTCTTCAACAAATATCAGGTAACGGAAGGAGAAGAAGAGTTGACTGTGACAGGTGCAGGTGCCTTGATTGGCCAATTAGAACGCTTGATTATGGGGATTTTTCTACTCATGGGGCAATTTACAGCTATTGGTTTAGTATTTACTGCAAAATCCATCGCACGCTATGATAAAATATCCAAAAGCCAAGCCTTTGCTGAATACTATTTGATTGGTTCACTGTTTAGTATCATTAGTGTCCTACTTGCTTATATTTTATTAGTAATATAA
- the xerS gene encoding tyrosine recombinase XerS: MRRELLLEKIDQLKEIMPWYVLEYYQSKLSVPYSFTTLYEYLKEYRRFFEWLQDSNLVSVERITDIPLDVLEHLTKKDMESFILYLRERPLLNANTSQNGVSQTTINRTLSALSSLFKYLTEEVENEQGEPYFYRNVMKKVSTKKKKETLAARAENIKQKLFLGDETIEFLEYVDNEYQAKLSNRALSSFQKNKERDLAILALLLASGVRLSEAVNLDLRDVNLNMMIIEVTRKGGKRDSVNVAGFAKSYLEAYMSIRQQRYKAEKTDTAFFLSEYRGLPNRIDASSIEKMVAKYSADFKIRVTPHKLRHTLATRLYDATKSQVLVSHQLGHANTQVTDLYTHIVNDEQKNALDQL; encoded by the coding sequence ATGAGACGCGAGTTATTATTGGAAAAAATTGATCAACTAAAAGAAATTATGCCTTGGTATGTTCTGGAATATTATCAGTCAAAGTTGTCTGTGCCCTACAGTTTTACAACTTTGTACGAATATCTGAAAGAATATCGTCGATTCTTTGAGTGGCTACAAGATTCGAATTTGGTGTCTGTTGAACGGATTACTGACATTCCGCTGGATGTTTTGGAACATTTGACAAAAAAAGATATGGAGTCCTTTATTCTATATCTGCGGGAGCGTCCCCTGCTGAACGCCAATACCTCGCAGAATGGTGTGTCGCAGACCACCATTAACCGTACCCTCTCGGCTCTTTCTAGTCTCTTCAAGTATTTAACCGAAGAAGTGGAAAATGAGCAGGGCGAGCCCTACTTCTACCGCAATGTCATGAAGAAAGTTTCCACTAAAAAAAAGAAAGAAACTTTGGCGGCAAGGGCGGAGAACATCAAGCAGAAGCTCTTTTTGGGAGATGAAACCATTGAGTTTTTGGAGTACGTAGACAATGAATACCAAGCCAAGTTATCCAACCGGGCCCTCTCCTCTTTCCAGAAAAATAAGGAGCGGGATTTGGCGATTCTGGCACTTCTCTTGGCTTCTGGCGTCCGTCTGTCAGAAGCGGTGAATTTGGATCTTCGAGATGTAAATCTCAATATGATGATTATCGAAGTAACCCGTAAAGGTGGTAAACGGGACTCGGTCAATGTGGCTGGGTTTGCTAAGTCCTATCTGGAAGCCTATATGAGCATCCGTCAGCAACGCTACAAGGCAGAAAAAACAGATACAGCCTTTTTCCTATCTGAATATCGTGGTTTGCCAAATCGAATCGATGCTTCTTCTATTGAAAAAATGGTGGCTAAGTATTCTGCAGACTTTAAGATACGTGTTACTCCACACAAACTTCGTCATACGCTAGCAACGCGACTCTATGATGCCACCAAGTCACAAGTTCTGGTCAGTCATCAGCTGGGTCACGCCAATACCCAGGTCACTGACCTCTACACTCATATCGTCAACGATGAGCAGAAAAATGCTCTTGATCAATTATAG
- a CDS encoding ABC transporter ATP-binding protein gives MILEINHLEKVYRTRFSKEETRALQDVDFKVEEGEFIAIMGESGSGKTTLLNILATLDKPTRGSVILNNQDITKIKESKLADFRLRNLGFVFQDFNLLDTLSTQDNIFLPLVLARESYEEMAKRLKVLAPKLRIQDLLKKRPFELSGGQKQRVAIARSLITQPQIVLADEPTAALDYRNSEDLLNLFEDINLDGQTILMVTHSANAASHAKRVLFIKDGRIFHQLYKAGKSNQDFAKEISLNMSALLGGE, from the coding sequence ATGATATTAGAAATCAATCATTTAGAAAAAGTTTACCGCACGCGCTTTTCAAAAGAGGAAACTCGTGCTTTGCAAGATGTGGATTTTAAGGTAGAAGAGGGCGAATTCATAGCTATCATGGGGGAAAGTGGTTCTGGTAAGACGACTTTGCTTAACATTCTAGCAACCCTGGACAAGCCGACGAGGGGATCTGTTATCCTCAATAATCAAGATATTACCAAAATAAAGGAAAGCAAGCTAGCCGATTTTCGTTTGCGTAACCTGGGCTTTGTCTTCCAAGATTTTAACCTCTTGGATACCCTGTCTACCCAAGATAATATCTTTTTACCTCTGGTATTGGCGCGTGAGAGCTATGAGGAAATGGCGAAACGGTTGAAAGTATTGGCACCAAAACTGCGGATTCAGGACTTGTTGAAGAAACGTCCCTTTGAACTATCTGGTGGACAAAAGCAGCGCGTGGCCATTGCCCGTAGTTTGATTACCCAGCCCCAGATTGTCCTAGCGGATGAGCCGACGGCTGCCCTAGATTATCGCAATTCGGAAGACTTGCTGAATTTGTTTGAAGACATCAACCTAGATGGACAAACCATTCTCATGGTAACTCACTCAGCCAACGCAGCCAGCCATGCCAAACGCGTCCTCTTCATCAAGGATGGTCGGATTTTCCACCAATTGTACAAGGCAGGCAAGAGCAATCAGGATTTTGCCAAGGAAATTTCGCTCAATATGTCTGCACTTTTAGGGGGTGAGTAA